The following is a genomic window from Variovorax paradoxus.
CCGCGATGGTGGCGATCGACCATGTGGCCGGCCAGCAGCGCCAGCAGCAGCGCAGGAACGAACTGGTAGAGGCCGACCAGGCCGAGATCCCAGGCACTGCTGGTGAGCTCGTACATGTGCCAGCCGATGGCCACCAGCAGCATCTGCGACGCCGCGGTGCCGAAAAGCCGCGCCACCCACAGCTGCATGAACGGGCGCTCGCGCCGGAGTTGGGAGAAGCTCGGAGGCGCGGGAACAGAGGCGGAAACCGGGGCAGGAGAAACAGGAGAGGCGGGGCCGGAGGACATTCGTTCGAGGATAGCCGAGGCTCCATGAGCCTCGCATGAGCGCGGGCTCTCGCTCCTTGCCTTCCCCCTCCTCTCTACACTCGGCCGCATCCATGCCCGACACCGCTCCCCTTATCGACCTCGTCCACGAAGACGCCCACCTGCTGGTGTTGAACAAGCCCGCCGGGCTGCTTTGTGTGCCCGGGCGCGGTGAAGACAAGCAGGACTGCCTGAGCGCGCGCGCCACGCAGCGGTGGCCTGACGCGCTGATCGTCCACCGGCTCGACATGGCAACCAGCGGGCTCGTGCTGATGGCGCGCGGCGCCGCCATGCAGCGTGCGCTCGGCGATGCGTTTGCCAACCGCACGGTGCACAAGCGCTATGAAGCCATCGTCGACGGCGCCATGCCGGTGCGCGATGAATGGTCGGTCATCGACGCGCCGCTGATCGCCGACTGGCCCAGGCGGCCGCTCCAGAAGGTGGACCCCGCGGGCAAGCCGAGCCTCACGCGCTGGCGGGCGCTTTCTTCATCGGTGTCGAATAGGGGAAGTGGTGCGGCCACGCACGTGTTGCTGGAACCGCTCACGGGCCGCTCGCATCAGCTGCGCGTGCATCTGCTGTCGATCGGGCATCCGATCCTGGGCGATGCGCTTTATGGCAATGCCCACGTGCAGGCGCGTGCGCCGCGCCTGCTGCTGCACGCAAGCGAACTGGGCTTTGTGCACCCCGCCACACAGCAAATGCTCAACTTTGAGAGTGCGCCGGCTTTTTCTCTTTCTACAGCCCGCCCTTGACCACCAGCACGGGCATGGTCGCGTCTTGCAGCACCCGCTGCGTGACGCTGCCGAGCAGCAGCTTTTCGATGCCGCTGCGGCCATGGGAGCCCATCACGATCAGGTCGGCCGCAATGGCAATGGCCGTATCGACGATGCCTTCGTGCACCACATGGCCGTCGATCACGCGCTGGTCGCTGTGCAGGCCTTCGGCTGCCAGCGCAGCCACGCCCCGTGCGAGCGCCGCATTCGCGCTTGCGGTGGCCGCGGCCAGGTATTCGTTCTGGCCCAGCGCGTAGTCCGCGCCGACCCCGATGAAGGGATAGTTGTCGATCACGTGAATCAACGTGATGCGGCTTCCGAACGCCAGCGCAAGGCCGCTGGCCTTGCTGACCGCGAGCATGGAAGTTTCGGAGCCGTCGATCGGAACCAGGATGTGATTGAACATGGCGGACCTCACTTTTTTCGTTCGCAGACAGGCGCGGCTCGCAACCGAGCCGGGCCTCCAATTTAACCCCTCGGCCGGGGCGTGACTGTAGGACTCAAGCCAGCGGGGTCAATCCCCCTGGAAACCCTGAGCGCGGCAGGTGACGACCAGGGTGTCGCGCCAGCCGGCTGCCCCGTCTTCGAGCGGCTGGATGGGTGTGGATTCGTGGATCACACGCGCGTCGTCGAGCAGCAGCAGCGTCCACGGCTCGGTCATGGTGAACCGCTCGCCGCGCCTCCCGTTGGCTTCGAACACACGCGTTTCGCCGCCCTTGATGCCGCTGCGCCCGACCAGCGCCACCGCCACCAGGTCGACACCATCGCGGTGCGCGCCTTCGGGCGTGGGCCGGCCGATGCCGCCTGCGGTGTCGATGCGGAACTGGTGCGCCTCGACAAACCACGGTTGCGCCGCGGTACCGCGCATGCCGCTTGCCGCTTCGCCCAGCCGCTGCAGCAGGCGCTGCCACACCGGCTGCGCCACCGTGGTCTCGTGCATGGGCGCAAACCAGCGCTGCATGCCGCCGTGCAGCGCGTTGTATTCGACCGGCTGCCAGTGCGCACGATGCGGCACCTGCGCAATGGCCTCGCCTTCGACGGTAAAGCACGCATGGCGCCGCGTGCGGTAGCGGCCGCCGTCCTTCAGGTATTCATCCGGTGGAAGGTCGTTCCAGTCGGCGTGCAGAGCTTCGAGTTGTTCGAGCGGCACGCCGAGCCAGTCGCTCACGCCTAGCGGGCTGAGCACCGCATAGCCCTGTTCGCGCAGCGCGGGCAGCAGTTCTGCCGGCTGGATGAACGGCGGTGCGAATGCAGCGTTGGTCACGATGCGGTGACCTTCACGTCCTTCCAGAACGCGACGCGGTCACGGATCTCTTCGGCCTCAGGCTTGGGGTCTGCGTAGTACCAGGCGGCGTCCGTGTGGAGTTCGCCGTTGACCAGCAGGGAGTAGTAGCTGGCGGTGCCCTTCCAGGGGCAGGTGGTCTTGTGGTTGCTGAAGGTGACGTGATCGCGGTTGAGCGAGCTCATCGGGAAATAGTGGTTACCTTCGACGAGCACTGTGTCGTCGCTTTCGGCGATGGTGACGCCGTTCCAGGTTGCTTTCATGTGTTGCTCTCCACGGGGAAGGGATATTGTGCCCTTTGGCTTGTTTGCTTCCCGGGGCCGGGGGCCGAGCGAAGCAAAGGCCCGTCGGTTTCCAAGCCCCTCTGTATGCGCCGAGGAGCGGAGGGTTTCGCGGATCAGGGCCGCAGCTGTTCCGAGGAGCGGAGGGTTTCGCGGATCAGGGCCGCAGCTGTTTGAGCGAAGCGAGTTC
Proteins encoded in this region:
- a CDS encoding 2OG-Fe dioxygenase family protein, translated to MTNAAFAPPFIQPAELLPALREQGYAVLSPLGVSDWLGVPLEQLEALHADWNDLPPDEYLKDGGRYRTRRHACFTVEGEAIAQVPHRAHWQPVEYNALHGGMQRWFAPMHETTVAQPVWQRLLQRLGEAASGMRGTAAQPWFVEAHQFRIDTAGGIGRPTPEGAHRDGVDLVAVALVGRSGIKGGETRVFEANGRRGERFTMTEPWTLLLLDDARVIHESTPIQPLEDGAAGWRDTLVVTCRAQGFQGD
- a CDS encoding RluA family pseudouridine synthase, with protein sequence MPDTAPLIDLVHEDAHLLVLNKPAGLLCVPGRGEDKQDCLSARATQRWPDALIVHRLDMATSGLVLMARGAAMQRALGDAFANRTVHKRYEAIVDGAMPVRDEWSVIDAPLIADWPRRPLQKVDPAGKPSLTRWRALSSSVSNRGSGAATHVLLEPLTGRSHQLRVHLLSIGHPILGDALYGNAHVQARAPRLLLHASELGFVHPATQQMLNFESAPAFSLSTARP
- a CDS encoding universal stress protein, producing MFNHILVPIDGSETSMLAVSKASGLALAFGSRITLIHVIDNYPFIGVGADYALGQNEYLAAATASANAALARGVAALAAEGLHSDQRVIDGHVVHEGIVDTAIAIAADLIVMGSHGRSGIEKLLLGSVTQRVLQDATMPVLVVKGGL
- a CDS encoding DUF427 domain-containing protein encodes the protein MKATWNGVTIAESDDTVLVEGNHYFPMSSLNRDHVTFSNHKTTCPWKGTASYYSLLVNGELHTDAAWYYADPKPEAEEIRDRVAFWKDVKVTAS